The following proteins come from a genomic window of Anopheles ziemanni chromosome 3, idAnoZiCoDA_A2_x.2, whole genome shotgun sequence:
- the LOC131285978 gene encoding ataxin-10 gives MIDLKKDVSDKKYDQVLDALNALNISTATDEDFRQEASHLFEIFYACYNSSDESANRVAIKCLNILKRSCARGESFQNIIIAKEGLLDRVRDILVNEEGPLLDNIRTNCLQLLANLSVQNKPNQERIINHLKSFLLENIASNGEYTNASAMILYNAFIYKSTTLSLEGIFETILDNVEVNHAAQKELPEFVCIFLEYLISESNEVVEVMEKLEFNKKLLLYRYLIEYVRQEDRRIHPLHPDVFKHLLAEFKKKSDMVLKTENVQLNAQDTEEVFTLLIFISDTTCVEPYASFLRHDGGLFLNLGCLLRQMQMLGKAETKNMFTPVQKIEEILRIKKGDSDLDIEGQISYSLRSAVVKALANLAYKSKKNQKMAREMDIIAAILECTNLDARNPLIKEWSILAIHNLCDDNLENQQFIAGLKKQGDAENSLITEYKAGTIRISDGKSSRGPN, from the exons ATGATTGACCTGAAAAAAGATGTTTCCGACAAAAAATACGACCAGGTTTTGGACGCTTTGAATGCATTGAACATAAG CACTGCGACTGACGAAGATTTTCGCCAAGAAGCATCCCATCtgttcgaaatattttacgcCTGCTATAATTCCTCCGATGAATCCGCCAATCGGGTTGCCATCAAATGTTTGAACATTCTGAAACGGTCCTGCGCCCGGGGAGAATCTTTTCAGAACATTATCATTGCCAAGGAGGGCCTGTTGGATCGTGTGCGGGATATTTTGGTGAACGAGGAGGGGCCACTACTCGACAACATTCGCACAAATTGCCTTCAGCTGCTCGCGAATCTTAGTGTACAGAATAAGCCCAATCAGGAACGAATCATCAATCATCTCAAATCTTTTCTGCTGGAAAACATTGCATCGAATGGAGAGTACACCAACGCTTCGGCCATGATTTTGTACAACGCGTTCATCTACAAATCAACGACACTAAGTTTGGAAGGGATTTTTGAGACAATCCTAGACAACGTTGAGGTGAACCATGCGGCGCAGAAGGAGCTTCCCGAATTCGTTTGCATATTCTTGGAGTATCTGATCAGCGAGAGTAACGAGGTTGTGGAGGTAATGGAAAAGCTAGAGTTTAACAAGAAGCTGCTGTTGTACCGCTACCTTATCGAGTACGTTCGCCAAGAGGACCGACGAATTCATCCACTTCATCCGGACGTTTTCAAGCATCTGCTTGCGGAGTTCAAGAAGAAATCTGACATGGTACTAAAGACAGAAAATGTCCAACTTAATGCTCAAGACACGGAAGAGGTGTTCACATTGCTGATTTTTATCTCCGACACGACATGCGTCGAACCGTACGCATCATTCCTGCGTCATGATGGAGGGCTGTTTTTGAATCTTGGAT GCCTTCTGCGACAGATGCAAATGCTGGGGAAAGCTGAAACCAAAAACATGTTCACCCCGGTGCAGAAGATTGAAGAGATTTTGCGAATTAAGAAAGGTGATAGCGATCTGGACATCGAGGGACAGATTTCCTATTCCTTGCGATCGGCTGTAGTGAAAGCGCTGGCAAATCTGGCGTACAAATCGAAAAAGAATCAGAAGATGGCCCGCGAAATGGATATCATTGCCGCCATTCTCGAATGCACCAATTTGGACGCCCGGAATCCAC TTATCAAAGAATGGAGTATACTCGCCATACACAACCTTTGCGACGATAATTTGGAGAACCAGCAGTTTATCGCGGGCCTGAAGAAACAGGGGGACGCGGAAAATTCCTTGATTACGGAGTACAAAGCCGGAACCATTCGAATCAGCGATGGAAAGTCAAGCAGAGGACCaaattaa
- the LOC131289625 gene encoding uncharacterized protein LOC131289625, whose translation MDNNISSHIDMSKLTESTKGLLTTFENANASVMATALYSGKFKKLNEPVRLVECETQASAESASISPNGMHDLSEEDMSEFSSNESDGFDELDLRNPGHTNKNEEDSSDPNQSSSSCGTLLPVMPVLNLSGTKLGIGGSGVNGTGAVVRKMFTNTRERWRQQNVSGAFAELRKLVPTHPPDKKLSKNEILRMAIRYIRLLSNVLEWQKKQESSDRAPFKQHHQISLQTQQHQSSNNENHFSGNYRENGTNLLMIVGPKHFSKTSSARAIKMESKVVECGEGEKTNTGTKPSPSGRVVKSSTFGGTKHRRKTTNNTSQYAGASSNGSNSIVGNVRPGLHVKSNLMLMSQPYEIMPAMIESEIKRELNLHGQCYRPDGGQECARGETSVLNRSNEKGCDKRERSA comes from the exons ATGGATAACAATATAAGCAGCCATATCGATATGTCGAAGCTGACCGAATCGACGAAAGGACTTTTGACCACGTTTGAAAACGCTAATGCTAGCGTTATGGCTACGGCACTATAttctggaaaatttaaaaaactaaatgaACCTGTTCGACTCGTTGAATGTGAAACGCAAGCAAGTGCAGAATCCGCCTCCATCAGTCCCAACGGAATGCACGATTTGTCCGAGGAGGACATGTCCGAATTTTCCTCGAACGAAAGCGATGGATTTGATGAGCTGGATCTCAGGAATCCCG GACACACGAACAAGAACGAGGAAGATTCTTCGGATCCAAATCAAAGCAGTTCAAGCTGTGGCACTCTGCTCCCAGTGATGCCGGTGCTTAATCTCTCCGGCACAAAGCTGGGTATAGGAGGATCCGGTGTAAATGGTACTGGTGCGGTGGTGCGTAAAATGTTTACGAACACCAGGGAACGTTGGCGACAGCAAAACGTGTCCGGTGCATTTGCAGAGCTGCGAAAACTTGTCCCAACTCATCCACCGGACAAGAAGTtgtcgaaaaatgaaattCTTCGCATGGCGATCCGGTACATACGACTTCTTTCGAACGTACTCGAATGGCAGAAAAAACAGGAATCTTCCGATCGAGCACCGTTTAAGCAGCATCATCAAATTTCTCTCCAAACGCAGCAACACCAAAGCTCCAACAACGAGAATCATTTCTCTGGAAACTACAGAGAAAATGGAACCAACCTCTTGATGATTGTAGGTCcgaaacatttttccaaaaCTTCGAGCGCACGTGCTATTAAAATGGAATCAAAAGTGGTTGAGTGTGGAGAAggtgagaaaacaaacaccggAACCAAACCATCCCCGTCGGGGAGAGTAGTAAAATCTAGTACGTTCGGTGGAACAAAACACCGTCGCAAAACTACAAACAATACATCCCAATATGCAGGTGCATCTTCGAATGGGTCCAACAGTATCGTCGGCAACGTACGGCCCGGTTTGCATGTTAAGTCCAATCTTATGCTTATGTCCCAGCCATATGAAATTATGCCGGCAATGATTGAGAGTGAAATAAAACGGGAATTAAACCTCCACGGCCAATGTTACCGTCCGGACGGAGGGCAAGAATGTGCGAGAGGTGAAACCAGTGTGTTGAATAGGTCGAACGAAAAAGGATGCGACAAACGTGAAAGGTCAGCCTAA
- the LOC131285979 gene encoding putative GPI-anchor transamidase translates to MWFSRVFSLFCWILFVTANEIELPAKFVTSSSHTNNWAVLVDTSRFWFNYRHIANVLSVYRSVKRLGIPDSQILLMVADDMACNARNPRPATVFNNAKQHINVYGSDVEVDYRGYEVTVENFVRLLTGRNENGTARSKRLLSDSGSNVLIYLTGHGGDGFLKFQDSEEITNQELADAIEQMWQKQRYNELFFMIDTCQAASMYEKFYSPNILAVASSLVGEDSLSHHIDPAIGVYIIDRYTYNALEFLERVEWNSKKTMGDFLSVCPKRACISTVGVRKDLYPKDPYKVPITDFFGSIRPTEISTDVVNVTLSTIPEVLNKPKPISKPNAQLFLDQFPTKLFQGS, encoded by the exons ATGTGGTTTTCTCgtgtattttctttgttttgttggaTACTTTTCGTTACGGCCAACGAGATTGAG CTTCCAGCAAAGTTCGTCACGAGCAGTTCGCACACAAACAATTGGGCCGTGCTGGTGGATACCTCTCGATTCTGGTTCAACTATCGCCATATAGCTAACGTTTTATCAGTCTACCGCTCTGTGAAGCGACTGGGCATACCGGACAGCCAGATACTGCTGATGGTGGCCGATGATATGGCATGTAATGCCAGAAATCCTCGTCCCGCTACAGTTTTCAACAATGCCAAACAACACATCAATGTGTACGGATCGGACGTAGAAGTCGATTACCGAGGCTACGAAGTGACTGTAGAGAATTTTGTGCGGTTACTAACGGGAAGAAATGAGAATGGCACTGCCCGATCGAAGCGACTTTTATCGGATTCGGGCAGCAACGTACTGATCTACCTGACCGGACACGGTGGTGATGGTTTTCTCAAGTTCCAGGATTCGGAAGAAATCACCAACCAAGAGCTTGCGGATGCTATTGAACAGATGTGGCAAAAGCAGCGGTACAATGAACTGTTTTTCATGATTGACACGTGCCAAGCGGCGTCGATGTACGAGAAGTTTTATTCACCCAACATACTCGCTGTTGCCAGTAGTTTAGTCGGCGAGGATTCACTTTCGCATCATATTGATCCGGCCATCGGGGTCTATATTATCGATCGCTATACGTACAATGCACTGGAGTTTCTAGAGCGAGTGGAATGGAACAGTAAGAAAACAATGGGAGACTTT CTTTCCGTTTGCCCAAAGCGAGCATGCATTTCCACAGTTGGAGTGAGGAAAGACTTATACCCCAAGGATCCGTATAAGGTTCCAATCACAGACTTCTTCGGTTCTATTCGACCAACAGAAATATCCACAGATGTAGTTAATGTTACGCTTTCAACCATTCCAGAAGTATT GAACAAACCAAAGCCTATCAGCAAACCAAATGCGCAACTATTTCTCGACCAGTTCCCTACAAAGCTGTTCCAAGGATCCTAG
- the LOC131289631 gene encoding nose resistant to fluoxetine protein 6-like → MFDTFDLVIPRRKCRPVGGFVWLIVLLQLFGYPDGSWGQLATAEHAILERIDASLNVLQDGSCRQDMNRTIQAVYNRDTWAMAMFDASVKFPDAVEHGSMYHFGSYDECLARMSGASLRTQFCLVRVALPGFRVRELATRDRSTTNHSAVQVRWGLCLPATCPADDVGRLLKETTGYSELVIPSGACQQQEVSSHRQPYDAAQIVTACVLLLFVLMVVFSTFYNFGCSAHETREMEKESTGASVRRAFSVLENLRKLAQDSKDEHGLGCINGIKAIAMIFILGGHALVFMAGGALLNPSFFREQNQMLQNAFLLNSPLLVDTFLLLSGFLFARLLLLELDKRKGRINVLLLYVFRYIRLTPAYLAIIALYATWLPRLGDGPLWNERMQLEQHRCQVSWWRNLLYINNYVGTEEVCMFQSWYLATDTQLFVLAPLILYPMWRYGHRVALLLLGSLTGVSILVPFFVTYYRQLDPTLMIFTDEISDLQSNDYFVNVYGKTHLRATAYLFGLLAGYLVHWMQMESIRIGRKMLGICWTISTVCGCLAMFSLTAFYNGLGTENYLYNAVYAALHRFGWSLSNGWLILACVTGHGDILKRFLSWRAFVPLSRLTYCAYLMNGLVELYLSATRRTPLYASVSSLTAESISHMTLTFLLALVLCLLFESPIHGLEKIALKRFRPIQSPDGPETSSLSTTNTQSTSEEA, encoded by the exons ATGTTTGATACTTTTGATTTAGTAATTCCGCGGAGAAAGTGTCGTCCAGTTGGTGGGTTCGTCTGGTTGATCGTACTGCTGCAACTGTTCGGCTATCCCGATGGTAGTTGGGGACAATTGGCCACAGCAGAACATGCGATCCTCGAACGGATAGACGCGTCATTGAACGTGCTACAAGATGGAAGCTGCCGGCAGGATATGAACCGCACCATCCAAGCGGTGTACAATCGCGACACGTGGGCGATGGCAA tGTTCGATGCCTCGGTCAAGTTCCCGGACGCGGTTGAGCACGGCTCGATGTACCATTTCGGGAGTTACGATGAGTGTTTGGCCCGAATGTCGGGCGCATCTCTCCGTACACAGTTTTGTCTTGTGCGTGTGGCGCTTCCTGGATTTCGCGTGCGTGAACTTGCCACCCGTGACCGCTCCACGACAAACCACAGTGCGGTTCAGGTGCGATGGGGTCTGTGTTTACCTGCCACCTGCCCGGCGGATGACGTCGGTAGgctgctgaaggagaccaCTGGGTACAGCGAGTTAGTCATTCCATCAGGTGCTTGCCAGCAGCAGGAGGTTTCGAGCCATAGACAACCCTACGATGCCGCTCAAATCGTGACCGCATGTGTGTTGCTACTGTTTGTGCTGATGGTGGTCTTCAGTACATTCTACAATTTCGGGTGCTCGGCCCACGAAACCCGAGAGATGGAGAAGGAGTCGACGGGAGCAAGCGTGCGACGGGCTTTTTCCGTGCTCGAGAACCTCCGCAAACTGGCCCAAGACTCAAAGGATGAACACGGACTCGGTTGCATCAATGGCATCAAAGCTATCGCCATGATATTTATCCTCGGAGGACACGCGTTGGTCTTTATGGCAGGTGGGGCGTTACTTAACCCGAGTTTCTTCCGCGAGCAGAACCAAATGCTCCAGAACGCGTTCCTGCTCAACTCACCGCTGCTCGTGGACACGTTCCTCTTGCTGAGCGGGTTCCTGTTCGCCCGGTTACTGCTGCTCGAGTTGGACAAGCGTAAGGGACGCATCAACGTCCTGCTGCTGTATGTGTTCCGTTACATTCGACTTACCCCCGCGTACCTGGCCATTATCGCTCTCTATGCCACCTGGCTTCCCCGGTTAGGCGATGGACCGCTCTGGAACGAGCGAATGCAGCTCGAGCAGCACCGTTGCCAGGTCAGCTGGTGGCGCAATCTGCTCTACATCAACAACTACGTCGGCACGGAGGAGGTGTGCATGTTCCAGTCGTGGTATCTGGCAACCGATACCCAACTCTTTGTCCTTGCCCCACTCATCCTGTACCCGATGTGGCGCTACGGACATCGTGTGGCTCTATTGCTGCTCGGTAGCCTGACCGGTGTATCCATCCTTGTGCCATTCTTCGTCACGTACTACCGGCAACTCGATCCGACGCTCATGATCTTTACCGA TGAAATTAGTGACCTTCAATCGAACGACTATTTTGTCAACGTGTACGGGAAAACTCACCTCCGAGCAACCGCTTACCTGTTTGGCCTCCTGGCCGGATATCTCGTTCACTGGATGCAGATGGAAAG CATTCGCataggaagaaaaatgctGGGCATCTGCTGGACCATCTCTACCGTCTGTGGCTGTTTAGCGATGTTTTCTCTGACCGCCTTCTACAACGGGCTCGGTACCGAGAACTATCTCTACAATGCAGTGTACGCCGCACTGCACCGCTTTGGCTGGAGCTTGTCGAACGGATGGCTTATCCTGGCCTGTGTAACCGGACATGGTGATATCCTGAAGCGCTTCCTATCCTGGCGTGCATTTGTGCCCCTCAGCCGGCTCACCTATTGTGCCTATCTGATGAACGGGCTCGTCGAGCTGTACCTGTCTGCCACGCGCCGAACGCCACTGTATGCCAGTGTGTCATCTCTG ACCGCCGAATCCATCTCGCACATGACATTAACTTTCCTGCTGGCGCTCGTGCTTTGTCTTCTGTTCGAATCACCGATCCATGGTCTCGAGAAGATAGCTTTGAAGCGATTCCGGCCAATTCAGTCTCCCGACGGACCCGAAACTAGTAGTTTAAGCACAACCAACACTCAAAGTACGTCAGAAGAAGCGTGA